A region from the Rhodamnia argentea isolate NSW1041297 chromosome 7, ASM2092103v1, whole genome shotgun sequence genome encodes:
- the LOC115749551 gene encoding U-box domain-containing protein 36-like isoform X1 has product MEIEDDRLQGETVQYCTARTMASPEIVEIGEESRSVDVGINDVYVAVGKDDMDVVKWALDHHVVSSAPHRARVFLVHIFPPITYIPTPVGRLSRSQLSQDQVRVYINEESNRRRNILQKYIRLCADAKVTVDTMLIEHENIANAILDLIPVINITKLVIGTKRSPYSRRLTKKLAKGEFLKKHAPDYCEVTVVYNGQKVSDNERAREPNPLGKEAARHSERKFFECGCFSGLSRCVILRKQSRPIEIRQTQHHVGGKSKNFKHVSDLGRIAIRTQQNRNSITEVIYPSKRGRENGLEAEGWTLLRTCFHTITDRFGT; this is encoded by the exons atggagatAGAAGATGATCGCTTGCAGGGTGAGACGGTGCAATACTGCACCGCAAGAACAATGGCGTCCCCAGAAATAGTGGAGATTGGCGAGGAGAGCAGGAGCGTGGACGTGGGCATCAACGATGTGTACGTGGCTGTTGGGAAAGACGACATGGATGTCGTCAAATGGGCTCTTGATCACCACGTTGTCTCGTCGGCCCCTCATCGTGCTCGTGTCTTTCTTGTTCATATCTTCCCTCCCATCACTTACATTCCCACACCAG TTGGAAGATTATCCAGGAGCCAACTGAGCCAAGACCAGGTGAGAGTTTACATCAATGAAGAGAGTAACAGGAGAAGGAACATTCTGCAGAAGTACATTCGCCTGTGCGCCGACGCCAAG GTAACTGTGGACACTATGCTTATTGAGCATGAGAACATTGCAAACGCTATTCTCGATCTGATCCCTGTTATTAATATCACCAAGCTAGTTATCGGAACCAAACGTTCGCCTTACTCAAG GCGACTAACAAAGAAATTGGCAAAAGGAGAGTTTTTGAAGAAGCATGCCCCAGATTATTGTGAGGTTACTGTTGTCTACAATGGCCAGAAGGTCTCAGACaacgagagagcgagagagccgAATCCTCTGGGAAAAGAAGCTGCTCGCCACTCTGAAAGGAAATTCTTTGAGTGCGGGTGCTTTTCAG GGTTATCTAGATGTGTAATACTAAGAAAGCAAAGCAGGCCAATTGAAATTAGGCAGACTCAGCAT CATGTAGGCGGAAAGTCGAAGAACTTCAAGCATGTGTCAGACCTAGGAAGGATCGCCATAAGAACGCAGCAAAACAGAAATAGCATTACAGAGGTCATCTATCCGAGTAAGAGGGGTCGAGAAAATGGCCTTGAAGCCGAGGGATGGACACTCCTACGCACATGTTTTCACACAATAACTGATCGGTTCGGCACATGA
- the LOC115749551 gene encoding U-box domain-containing protein 52-like isoform X2: MEIEDDRLQGETVQYCTARTMASPEIVEIGEESRSVDVGINDVYVAVGKDDMDVVKWALDHHVVSSAPHRARVFLVHIFPPITYIPTPVGRLSRSQLSQDQVRVYINEESNRRRNILQKYIRLCADAKVTVDTMLIEHENIANAILDLIPVINITKLVIGTKRSPYSRRLTKKLAKGEFLKKHAPDYCEVTVVYNGQKVSDNERAREPNPLGKEAARHSERKFFECGCFSACRRKVEELQACVRPRKDRHKNAAKQK, encoded by the exons atggagatAGAAGATGATCGCTTGCAGGGTGAGACGGTGCAATACTGCACCGCAAGAACAATGGCGTCCCCAGAAATAGTGGAGATTGGCGAGGAGAGCAGGAGCGTGGACGTGGGCATCAACGATGTGTACGTGGCTGTTGGGAAAGACGACATGGATGTCGTCAAATGGGCTCTTGATCACCACGTTGTCTCGTCGGCCCCTCATCGTGCTCGTGTCTTTCTTGTTCATATCTTCCCTCCCATCACTTACATTCCCACACCAG TTGGAAGATTATCCAGGAGCCAACTGAGCCAAGACCAGGTGAGAGTTTACATCAATGAAGAGAGTAACAGGAGAAGGAACATTCTGCAGAAGTACATTCGCCTGTGCGCCGACGCCAAG GTAACTGTGGACACTATGCTTATTGAGCATGAGAACATTGCAAACGCTATTCTCGATCTGATCCCTGTTATTAATATCACCAAGCTAGTTATCGGAACCAAACGTTCGCCTTACTCAAG GCGACTAACAAAGAAATTGGCAAAAGGAGAGTTTTTGAAGAAGCATGCCCCAGATTATTGTGAGGTTACTGTTGTCTACAATGGCCAGAAGGTCTCAGACaacgagagagcgagagagccgAATCCTCTGGGAAAAGAAGCTGCTCGCCACTCTGAAAGGAAATTCTTTGAGTGCGGGTGCTTTTCAG CATGTAGGCGGAAAGTCGAAGAACTTCAAGCATGTGTCAGACCTAGGAAGGATCGCCATAAGAACGCAGCAAAACAGAAATAG
- the LOC115749527 gene encoding ferric reduction oxidase 8, mitochondrial isoform X1 — translation MGMMARATVLTLLKTLMISVFAGWVTLWILKPTEMWTRKWKGAEDSARGTVFGYHGLNLAVYTFPIIALAIVGSLYLTETARSAISSRQRKSSVSALSYPIIANSLVGIISVIEILGILAFVIFLAWTFYCRISNDFEKLMPIKSLKLSVWQLKYMKVATRFGLLAEACLALLLLPILRVMPVLRLLGIQFEASVRYHTWLGTAMIVFATFHGASTLFIWGVSHVIQDEVWKWQKTGRIYLAGEIALVLGLVIWITSLPFIRRKQFEIFYYTHHLYILFILFYLFHAGDRHFYMIFPGVFLFGLDKLLRIIQSRPYTNVLSAKVLPCEAIELTLPKDPKLKYSPTSVVFMKVPRISELQWHAFSITSSSNVQEDTMSLMIKCEGWWTNTICRMITEELNSDTHRTKCIQVAIEGPYGPSTVDFLRYDSMLLIAGGIGITPFLSILQEIVSAKGSSRHRFPEKIHLIHAVKRSQDMSLLSSISHILLDKCLGKLHLKLKVYVTREEQPDAVARVLQDALSQGQIVHFDAEGTSYAIHGFDKPTVTAAILGIASVLFFVLLICFNHILVPSEKKAGTLKPKGADSKTKVPSWVVDLILVSCFVISVIVSMTVALMLRRKRIKKAVPPTSPEKAGGFTEPSSMEPHDPFQEHEVHYGGRPNFQDIFTKFRDETGGSDIGVLVCGPESMKESVAKSLQRMGQGGSAKRRSKFTFHSLNFTL, via the exons ATGGGCATGATGGCAAGAGCAACGGTTCTCACTCTCCTAAAGACTCTGATGATCTCGGTGTTTGCCGGTTGGGTCACCCTCTGGATCCTCAAGCCCACAGAAATGTGGACGAGGAAATGGAAGGGAGCCGAGGACAGTGCTCGCGGCACGGTTTTTGGCTATCATG GTCTCAATTTGGCTGTCTACACATTTCCTATCATTGCTCTTGCCATTGTTGGATCCCTGTACCTGACTGAAACAGCCCGCAGCGCGATAAGCAG TAGGCAAAGGAAGTCTTCGGTATCGGCTCTCTCCTATCCAATCATAGCGAACAGCCTTGTGGGAATCATATCGGTAATAGAGATCCTGGGCATTCTCGCGTTCGTGATTTTCCTGGCATGGACTTTCTACTGCCGCATCTCTAATGACTTCGAGAAGCTGATGCCAATTAAATCACTTAAACTGAGCGT ATGGCAACTGAAGTACATGAAAGTAGCAACTCGGTTCGGGCTACTAGCAGAAGCCTGCTTGGCACTTCTTCTCTTGCCAATTTTGCGGGTCATGCCTGTGCTTCGCTTGCTAGGCATCCAGTTCGAAGCTTCTGTGAGGTACCATACGTGGCTCGGCACCGCCATGATAGTTTTCGCTACTTTTCACGGTGCAAGCACCTTGTTCATCTGGGGGGTCAGCCATGTGATCCAGGATGAG GTATGGAAATGGCAAAAGACGGGCCGCATATACCTCGCCGGAGAGATTGCTCTGGTGCTGGGGCTTGTTATTTGGATCACATCTCTTCCTTTTATCAGGAGAAAACAATTCGAAATCTTCTATTACACGCACCATTTGTACATACTGTTCATATTGTTTTACTTGTTTCATGCTGGGGATAGACATTTCTACATGATATTTCCTggagtctttttatttggccTGGACAAGCTGCTCAGGATCATACAATCAAGACCGTACACGAACGTTCTTTCGGCAAAAGTGTTGCCTTGTGAAGCTATTGAGCTTACCCTGCCAAAAGACCCGA AACTGAAATACTCTCCGACGAGTGTGGTTTTTATGAAAGTTCCGAGAATTTCTGAACTTCAGTGGCATGCCTTCAGCATAACTTCCAGCTCCAATGTTCAGGAGGACACGATGTCGTTGATGATCAAATGCGAAGGATGGTGGACAAATACCATCTGTCGTATGATAACCGAGGAGCTAAATTCAGATACTCATCGAACGAAGTGTATACAGGTGGCAATTGAAGGTCCATACGGGCCTTCCACGGTTGATTTCCTCAG ATATGACAGTATGCTCCTGATAGCCGGGGGAATCGGGATAACGCCGTTTCTGAGCATTTTGCAGGAGATTGTGTCAGCCAAAGGAAGCAGCCGACACAGATTCCCTGAAAAGATTCATCTAATTCACGCTGTAAAGAGATCCCAGGACATGTCCCTGTTGAGCTCGATTTCGCATATACTTCTCGATAAGTGCTTGGGGAAATTGCATCTGAAACTGAAGGTTTACGTGACCCGAGAGGAGCAGCCAGATGCAGTTGCAAGAGTCCTCCAAGATGCGCTATCTCAAGGGCAAATTGTACATTTTGATGCAGAAGGTACAAGTTATGCAATCCACGGGTTCGATAAGCCAACTGTAACAGCTGCAATACTTGGGATTGCATCGGTTCTGTTCTTCGTTCTTCTCATATGTTTCAACCACATTCTTGTACCATCGGAAAAGAAAGCCGGCACCCTCAAGCCTAAGGGTGCAGACAGCAAAACTAAAGTCCCATCTTGGGTGGTTGATCTTATTCTCGTTTCTTGTTTCGTCATATCCGTTATAGTCAGCATGACCGTGGCGCTTATGCTGAGACGGAAACGAATTAAGAAAGCAGTTCCTCCGACGTCTCCGGAAAAAGCAGGCGGTTTCACGGAGCCAAGTTCGATGGAGCCACATGACCCTTTTCAGGAGCATGAAGTTCATTATGGAGGCAGGCCTAATTTCCAAG ATATCTTCACCAAGTTTCGAGACGAAACCGGAGGATCCGATATCGGAGTCCTGGTGTGTGGTCCCGAATCGATGAAAGAGTCGGTAGCCAAATCATTGCAGCGAATGGGTCAAGGTGGCAGCGCTAAGAGGAGATCCAAATTCACTTTCCATTCCCTCAACTTCACACTCTAA
- the LOC115749527 gene encoding ferric reduction oxidase 8, mitochondrial isoform X2, with protein sequence MGMMARATVLTLLKTLMISVFAGWVTLWILKPTEMWTRKWKGAEDSARGTVFGYHGLNLAVYTFPIIALAIVGSLYLTETARSAISRQRKSSVSALSYPIIANSLVGIISVIEILGILAFVIFLAWTFYCRISNDFEKLMPIKSLKLSVWQLKYMKVATRFGLLAEACLALLLLPILRVMPVLRLLGIQFEASVRYHTWLGTAMIVFATFHGASTLFIWGVSHVIQDEVWKWQKTGRIYLAGEIALVLGLVIWITSLPFIRRKQFEIFYYTHHLYILFILFYLFHAGDRHFYMIFPGVFLFGLDKLLRIIQSRPYTNVLSAKVLPCEAIELTLPKDPKLKYSPTSVVFMKVPRISELQWHAFSITSSSNVQEDTMSLMIKCEGWWTNTICRMITEELNSDTHRTKCIQVAIEGPYGPSTVDFLRYDSMLLIAGGIGITPFLSILQEIVSAKGSSRHRFPEKIHLIHAVKRSQDMSLLSSISHILLDKCLGKLHLKLKVYVTREEQPDAVARVLQDALSQGQIVHFDAEGTSYAIHGFDKPTVTAAILGIASVLFFVLLICFNHILVPSEKKAGTLKPKGADSKTKVPSWVVDLILVSCFVISVIVSMTVALMLRRKRIKKAVPPTSPEKAGGFTEPSSMEPHDPFQEHEVHYGGRPNFQDIFTKFRDETGGSDIGVLVCGPESMKESVAKSLQRMGQGGSAKRRSKFTFHSLNFTL encoded by the exons ATGGGCATGATGGCAAGAGCAACGGTTCTCACTCTCCTAAAGACTCTGATGATCTCGGTGTTTGCCGGTTGGGTCACCCTCTGGATCCTCAAGCCCACAGAAATGTGGACGAGGAAATGGAAGGGAGCCGAGGACAGTGCTCGCGGCACGGTTTTTGGCTATCATG GTCTCAATTTGGCTGTCTACACATTTCCTATCATTGCTCTTGCCATTGTTGGATCCCTGTACCTGACTGAAACAGCCCGCAGCGCGATAAGCAG GCAAAGGAAGTCTTCGGTATCGGCTCTCTCCTATCCAATCATAGCGAACAGCCTTGTGGGAATCATATCGGTAATAGAGATCCTGGGCATTCTCGCGTTCGTGATTTTCCTGGCATGGACTTTCTACTGCCGCATCTCTAATGACTTCGAGAAGCTGATGCCAATTAAATCACTTAAACTGAGCGT ATGGCAACTGAAGTACATGAAAGTAGCAACTCGGTTCGGGCTACTAGCAGAAGCCTGCTTGGCACTTCTTCTCTTGCCAATTTTGCGGGTCATGCCTGTGCTTCGCTTGCTAGGCATCCAGTTCGAAGCTTCTGTGAGGTACCATACGTGGCTCGGCACCGCCATGATAGTTTTCGCTACTTTTCACGGTGCAAGCACCTTGTTCATCTGGGGGGTCAGCCATGTGATCCAGGATGAG GTATGGAAATGGCAAAAGACGGGCCGCATATACCTCGCCGGAGAGATTGCTCTGGTGCTGGGGCTTGTTATTTGGATCACATCTCTTCCTTTTATCAGGAGAAAACAATTCGAAATCTTCTATTACACGCACCATTTGTACATACTGTTCATATTGTTTTACTTGTTTCATGCTGGGGATAGACATTTCTACATGATATTTCCTggagtctttttatttggccTGGACAAGCTGCTCAGGATCATACAATCAAGACCGTACACGAACGTTCTTTCGGCAAAAGTGTTGCCTTGTGAAGCTATTGAGCTTACCCTGCCAAAAGACCCGA AACTGAAATACTCTCCGACGAGTGTGGTTTTTATGAAAGTTCCGAGAATTTCTGAACTTCAGTGGCATGCCTTCAGCATAACTTCCAGCTCCAATGTTCAGGAGGACACGATGTCGTTGATGATCAAATGCGAAGGATGGTGGACAAATACCATCTGTCGTATGATAACCGAGGAGCTAAATTCAGATACTCATCGAACGAAGTGTATACAGGTGGCAATTGAAGGTCCATACGGGCCTTCCACGGTTGATTTCCTCAG ATATGACAGTATGCTCCTGATAGCCGGGGGAATCGGGATAACGCCGTTTCTGAGCATTTTGCAGGAGATTGTGTCAGCCAAAGGAAGCAGCCGACACAGATTCCCTGAAAAGATTCATCTAATTCACGCTGTAAAGAGATCCCAGGACATGTCCCTGTTGAGCTCGATTTCGCATATACTTCTCGATAAGTGCTTGGGGAAATTGCATCTGAAACTGAAGGTTTACGTGACCCGAGAGGAGCAGCCAGATGCAGTTGCAAGAGTCCTCCAAGATGCGCTATCTCAAGGGCAAATTGTACATTTTGATGCAGAAGGTACAAGTTATGCAATCCACGGGTTCGATAAGCCAACTGTAACAGCTGCAATACTTGGGATTGCATCGGTTCTGTTCTTCGTTCTTCTCATATGTTTCAACCACATTCTTGTACCATCGGAAAAGAAAGCCGGCACCCTCAAGCCTAAGGGTGCAGACAGCAAAACTAAAGTCCCATCTTGGGTGGTTGATCTTATTCTCGTTTCTTGTTTCGTCATATCCGTTATAGTCAGCATGACCGTGGCGCTTATGCTGAGACGGAAACGAATTAAGAAAGCAGTTCCTCCGACGTCTCCGGAAAAAGCAGGCGGTTTCACGGAGCCAAGTTCGATGGAGCCACATGACCCTTTTCAGGAGCATGAAGTTCATTATGGAGGCAGGCCTAATTTCCAAG ATATCTTCACCAAGTTTCGAGACGAAACCGGAGGATCCGATATCGGAGTCCTGGTGTGTGGTCCCGAATCGATGAAAGAGTCGGTAGCCAAATCATTGCAGCGAATGGGTCAAGGTGGCAGCGCTAAGAGGAGATCCAAATTCACTTTCCATTCCCTCAACTTCACACTCTAA
- the LOC115749573 gene encoding 60S ribosomal protein L27a-3 — MTTRFKKNRKKRGHVSAGHGRIGKHRKHPGGRGNAGGMHHHRILFDKYHPGYFGKVGMRYFHKLRNKFYCPIVNVEKLWSLVPQDVKDKASKDKVPVIDVTQYGYFKVLGKGVLLEKQPVVVKAKLVSKIAEKKIKEAGGAVVLTA; from the coding sequence ATGACGACCCGATTCAAGAAGAACCGGAAGAAGCGCGGCCACGTGAGCGCCGGTCACGGCCGCATCGGGAAGCACCGGAAGCACCCCGGCGGCCGCGGGAATGCCGGAGGGATGCACCATCATCGCATCCTCTTCGACAAGTACCACCCGGGCTACTTCGGCAAGGTCGGCATGCGATACTTCCATAAGCTCCGCAACAAGTTCTACTGCCCCATCGTCAACGTCGAGAAGCTCTGGTCTCTCGTTCCTCAGGACGTGAAGGACAAGGCCTCGAAGGACAAGGTGCCCGTGATCGACGTGACCCAGTACGGTTACTTCAAGGTTTTGGGCAAGGGAGTGTTGCTGGAGAAGCAGCCGGTCGTGGTGAAGGCGAAGCTGGTCTCGAAGATCGCGGAGAAGAAGATTAAGGAGGCTGGTGGTGCCGTTGTGCTCACTGCTTAG
- the LOC115749551 gene encoding U-box domain-containing protein 52-like isoform X3 encodes MEIEDDRLQGETVQYCTARTMASPEIVEIGEESRSVDVGINDVYVAVGKDDMDVVKWALDHHVVSSAPHRARVFLVHIFPPITYIPTPVGRLSRSQLSQDQVRVYINEESNRRRNILQKYIRLCADAKVTVDTMLIEHENIANAILDLIPVINITKLVIGTKRSPYSRRLTKKLAKGEFLKKHAPDYCEVTVVYNGQKVSDNERAREPNPLGKEAARHSERKFFECGCFSESSIQKLHYVG; translated from the exons atggagatAGAAGATGATCGCTTGCAGGGTGAGACGGTGCAATACTGCACCGCAAGAACAATGGCGTCCCCAGAAATAGTGGAGATTGGCGAGGAGAGCAGGAGCGTGGACGTGGGCATCAACGATGTGTACGTGGCTGTTGGGAAAGACGACATGGATGTCGTCAAATGGGCTCTTGATCACCACGTTGTCTCGTCGGCCCCTCATCGTGCTCGTGTCTTTCTTGTTCATATCTTCCCTCCCATCACTTACATTCCCACACCAG TTGGAAGATTATCCAGGAGCCAACTGAGCCAAGACCAGGTGAGAGTTTACATCAATGAAGAGAGTAACAGGAGAAGGAACATTCTGCAGAAGTACATTCGCCTGTGCGCCGACGCCAAG GTAACTGTGGACACTATGCTTATTGAGCATGAGAACATTGCAAACGCTATTCTCGATCTGATCCCTGTTATTAATATCACCAAGCTAGTTATCGGAACCAAACGTTCGCCTTACTCAAG GCGACTAACAAAGAAATTGGCAAAAGGAGAGTTTTTGAAGAAGCATGCCCCAGATTATTGTGAGGTTACTGTTGTCTACAATGGCCAGAAGGTCTCAGACaacgagagagcgagagagccgAATCCTCTGGGAAAAGAAGCTGCTCGCCACTCTGAAAGGAAATTCTTTGAGTGCGGGTGCTTTTCAG AAAGTTCCATTCAAAAACTTCATTATGTAGGATAG